Sequence from the Aerococcus tenax genome:
AAACTTTTTAAGTGATCAAGGTAGTCAATCTGTCAAGGTCGATTCCAATGACCAAGTTCTAGCTTATGTTGATGGCAGTTTCATGACTGCCAATAATCGTTATGGTTTTGGTGGCATTCTCATTTATCAAGGCGAAGAATATACCTTTTTTGGTGGCGGAGATGATCCTGAATTAGTCAAAATGCGCAATGTCGCTGGGGAAATGATGGCCAGTATGCGGGCTGTAAAGGCGGCAATTAAATTAGAAGCTAAAGCAGTCCTTATTCATTTTGATTATCAAGGAATTGAAAAATGGGTCAATGGTGATTGGCAAGCCAAAAATGACTTTACTCAGGCATATCGCCAATTCATGTTAGATAAAGAAAAAGAAATTAAGATTCATTTTGTTAAGGTCAAGGCCCACTCAAACGATCATTATAACGATATTGCTGATCAGCTTGCTAAGAAGGGTGCACTTAACTAAAATAGGTTAAAGGAGTTCTATCATGTTTTTTTATCTCTTAAGCATTATCTTAGTGATTATTGATCAAATGATAAAAGCGTGGACGGTGAATCATATCGCCTTAAATGAAACGATCCCTTTTATTCCTAATCTTTTATCCTTACATTATTTACAAAATCGTGGGGCAGCCTGGGGAATGCTTGCTGGTCATATGTGGCTATTTATTCCCATTACTTTACTCGTTAGTGGCCTAATCATTTATTATTACCACCATGACAATGTCCGCCATCCCTTATATGTGGCTAGTTTATCCTTATTGCTTGCAGGGGCTGTAGGAAATTTTATTGACCGTGTTCGCTTGGGCTATGTCGTGGATATGTTTAAACTAGAGTTTATAGATTTTCCCGTTTTTAATTTTGCAGATACTTGTTTAAGTTTGGGAGTAATTTTCTTTATCATTTACTTATTATTCTTTGAATCAAAAGAGGAGTGATTTCATGCTTGAGAAAAGCTATGAATATCATGATGATCAGAGTCTGCGTTTGGATCGTTATTTGAGTCAGCGTTTAGATAGTTATAGTCGTAGTGAGATCGCCCAATGGATTAAAACGGGTCAAGTGAAAGTGAATAAGCAAATAGTTAAGCCCAGTTACCGTTTAAACCCTATGGATAAGATCTCCTTAGCGGTTGAGGAAGAAGAGAAACTTCCTATAGTGGGAGAGTCAATCGATCTAGACATCGTTTATGAAGATGAAGATTTGTTAGTGGTTAACAAAGCCAAAGGAATGGTCGTTCATCCCTCCAAGGGTCACTTAAGCGGAACCTTGGTCAACGCCTTATTAGACTATGCCCAAAAAAATCATTTTACATTGAGTGACTTAGGCGATTATTATCGGCCAGGAATTGTTCATCGGCTGGATAAAGATACCAGTGGTCTAATGGTAGTCGCAAAATCAGACCAAGCTTATCAAGCTTTGCTGGAAGACTTGGCTAATCATCAAGTGGATAGAAAATACCTGGCTCTTATTTATGGTCATTTACCGGATAAGCAGGGGACGATTGATATCCCCTTGCGCCGTCATCCTAAAGACCGGATGCGCTATGTGGGCGATCCATTAGGTAAAGAAGCAGTGACCTATTTCAAGCAAATCGCTCAAGTGGAAAATTATGCCTTGCTGCGCTTAAGCTTGGAAACTGGTCGTACCCACCAGATCAGGGCCCACCTAGCTTACCTAGAGCATCCTGTTGTCGATGACCCACTCTACGCCAAAGCCTATCAGCAGCGATTTTTTAGTCAGCAGGGACAATGTCTCCATGCCTATGAACTATCATTCAATCATCCGATCACTAAAGAAAAACTTCGCTTTCAGGTTAAGCCGCCTAAGAACTTTATGACCATATTAGATAAGGTCTTACCCAACTATGATTTACACTTGGAGGAGTAAAAGCCTCGGAGCTTATCATTTTCTTAAACTTGGCAAGTCAGATAATTTTTAGTACAATTAAAAAGATGTTTATATAGAGGGGGGAAATCATTCATGTCAAATTTCGCTTGGATTATTATTATCATTATTACTTTGATTATCGGTATGATCTTAGGTTTCTTTATTGCTCGTCGTTATATGATGAACTATTTCCAAGATAACCCACCAATTTCAGCTGATATGATTCGGACTATGATGGCACAAATGGGGCAAAAACCATCCGAAAAACGTGTCCAACAAATTATTAATTCTATGAAAAAAACGAAAAAATAAACTTTAGGAGGTTGGAGGAATTCCAGCCTCTATTTGTTTTATGCTTTTTTAAAAGGCTAGCTTAGCTGATGCTTGAAAATCCTAGCGAGGTGACAAAAATGTGGTTTTATAACTTTATGGCTTACTTGGTTAAAGGCTTAATTCGAATTGTCAATGGAAAACCAGAACTTTCCTATCATGAGGACTATGATCCTGACCAACAATATTTAATTGTTGCTCCCCACCGTAGTATACTTGATCCGGTCATTATCGGCATCCATACCTTACCTAAACCGGTTCATTTCTTAGCCAAACAGGAGCTATTTTCATCTGCCTTGGTGAATTGGTGCTTAGACCACTTGGGCGTTATGCCAGTCGATCGAGAAAATCCTAGCATGGCTTCCTTAAAATCGGCAGTAACAGAACTCAAAAAAGGTGAAGATAACGTTGGACTTTTTCCTACTGGATCCCGTTATTCGACAGAAATTAAGGATGGGGCAGCTGTATTAGCAAAAATGGGCAAAGTTAATATTTTACCTGTTGCCTACCAAGGACCGATTCATATTTCTGGACTCTTTTCAAGAAAGAGACAAAATCGGGTAAAGTTCAGAGTGGGAAAACCCATCTATTTGCCTGCTGGTAAGAAATTATCAAAAGAAGAACTCAAGGAAATCGACCAGCAAATTGGGCAGGCTTTTCAAGAAATCGATCGGGAAATTGATCCTAATTATCATTATGACCTTGAAAAAGCTATTCGAGAGCGAGATCGTAAATAAAAAATCCTATTGTGGCTAGGTTAGCGTTGTGCCTAGGTAAAATTTAAAAGCGAGAGAATAATTTTTCTTTGTCAAATAGTATTAATGAAAATTTTTATAGTTAAAGTCATAGCTCAAAAAGTTATGGCTTTTTTATTAAGATTATTAATATAGATTATCTTTAAACATATTTATATCACCTAGGTAAGAAATGATTTGAAGAAAAGAATTGATTCACTAAAAACTATTGTTTAAACGCGTTAAAAATTAATCCAGTCAGTCAGTTTTCATATTTTATTTTGTAGAGCTCCAAATGATAGCATTAAACCACTCTATTGGAATAGCAATGGGTTTGGTCCTTTATAAACAATTTAAAAAGGGAAAATTGTAATGGCCTAAGTCTCAGAAATTTAAAGCAGATTTCAAAGCGACAGTGGTAATGTTACTCGGTTGCTTACCATTTCTCGATTTTTGATACGCTTAAGTATAGAGAATCACTGTTTATTTGACTTACTCATCTTTATGCACCTCATATTACAGCTTACTTTTAGCAAATAAAATCTTATATTTTAAATTATAAGTTGACTTTATCTTTAAAAATATTTATTATTGTTTTAACAGCTTAAGAAAGGAGCATGTAATTATGTTAGTTAAATATCTTATCAACCAGAGCGCATGCTCTTCTTATCAAAATGTACGATTTTACTTTAGCTATTTTAGATAGCGTTTGTACTATGAAACATCATAGATACAAACGTCAAACTTAAGTTTGTATCTATGATGGCTAAGGATCTTAAGCGTGTCTAGCCCTCATAGAATGGATAAATTCTATCTGGGTGGCACCACTATTAATATATGCTATTATTCAGCCCATTTAGTTTTTTCCATACTAGGTGGGCTTTTTTTATACCTTTTGGGGGAGTGATAGTATGGAAGGTCCGTTTAACAGTCAGAAAAAATAGAAAGTTAACCGTTTTATATCGAATAATGGAGGAAAATCATGAAAAAATATTTACGTTATCTAGCAGCAGGTCTATTAACCTGTACATTAGCCGCTTGTTCAAACCAAGGCAAGGAAGGTAGTAAAGATAAAGTCGATGTGGGTATCATTCAATATATGGAACACGACTCCCTACAAAAAGCTAAGGAAGGTTTTCAAGATACTTTGAAAGAGGCCGGTTATGAAGAAGGCAAGAATTTAGAGATTGAATTCCATAACTCCCAGGGTGACCAGTCAAACTTGCAAAGCATTACCCAACAATTAAAGGGTAAAAAGGACCTGATTTTAAGTATTGCTACTCCAGCTGCACAAGCCATGCTCAATACTGACAAGGAGACCCCACAATTATTTACGGCAGTGACTGATCCGGTCGGTGCTAAATTAGTTGAAAGTAAGGAAAAACCCGGTAAAAATATGACCGGCACTAGTAACATGACCCCGGTTGCTGATGTTGTTAACTTATTATTAAAAGCTGATCCAAGCATAAAAACGATTGGTATCTTGTATAACTCAAGTGAAATGAACGCGCAAGTTCAATATGAACAAGCCAAGGAATATATCGAATCAAAGGGCGTAAAGGTCGAAAGTATGACAGTGACATCAACTAATGAAGTTCAACAAGCGACTAAAATCTTAGCAGAAAAAGTAGATGGAATTTACCTACCAACCGATAATACCATTGCTAATACCATTCAAACCATTGGTAAAGTCCTAATGGAAACCAAGACACCATCAGTTGCTGCTTTCGATGCCGCTATCGAAGGTTCCCTATGTGCCTATGGGGTAGACTACTATAAATTAGGCCAACAAACTGGAAATATGGCTGTAGATATTTTGAAAGGAAATAAAAAACCAGCAGACATTCCAGTGGAATCTTCTAAGGACATGGTCATTAAGGTAAATGATGAAATGGCTGCTGCCCTGGGAATGAACAGTGAGGATTTGAAGGTTCGTTTAAATGGATAGTGAATAAAATTATTTAGAAAAATGAAAGATAAATAGCCAGACAAGATGTATTTAGAAGAAGTCAAGAAAAATGGGCTTAATGATATCTAGAGTTTTGCAAATAGTATATAATCTATCCTGCAAATGGGGATAGGTTACTTTTAGAATCATAGGTTAAGCCGCCGTATTGGCAGAGAAAACTTCTCACTAGGGTGCTTTCTCTCTTATATTATTAGCCAATTAAAGTCATTTTCATTAAAAAAGAGTTTCGATTAACAGTTAATTAAGAGAGCAAGTGGTTTAACAAACTCGTTTAAAATTCTGGTCTTTCCTTATGACCCCTAGCTGAAAGTATTCTAGTTTCATTCAACAAATGAAGCAAAGAAGAAATTCAAAGTGAAGTGAAAACGTCTGACCTGCGTAAACGACCATGTATCTTAAAAACTCTTATAAAAGAAATCATTCTGGTAACAATGTATATTGCTTTGTCATATAAGAAGTATTGGCGTATATCTAAAATCATTGGATCATGTAAATTAGGGCAGCCAAGTGCTGCCTTTTTTAGTATTAATATATAATGTAAAAGTAAATAATCTTTTTATTTAATTGGCATCTTAGTAAAATTCCCAAGATTTTATCATGTTTTCATGATAAGATATTAAAAATACTTTAAAGCAGGAAGGTTAATTTATGCAGAATTTAAAAATTAAGGATATCTTTAATCAAGTTTTAAATGGGGCATCAACAGGTATTGTTATCGGTTTGATTCCTAGTGCCATATTAGGCGCATTAACTCGGTCTTGGCTTAGTACGCCAGGCTTTTTGGCTGACTTTGCTGGCTCTATTCAAGCCTTTCAATTTGCCGTACCTTTTTTAGTCGGTCTATTTGCGGCATTGCAGTTAAATATGAAGGGCATGGAAACTGCAGCATTAGCAGGAGCTGCTTTTTTAGGGAGTGGGGCAGCTCGCTTAGTCGATGGGACTTGGGCACTTAAGGGAACGGGAGACTTAATTAACACCATTATCACCGTCTTTATTGCTGCTATTTTTATTAAACTTTATAACAATCGATGGCAAAGTCTCAACATTGTGGTTCTTCCTTTACTGGGAGGAATTTTACCAGGTTTTATTGGTCGTTTAATCCTACCCTTGGTTAGTCAACTGACTTTACTTTTAGGCCAGGGGATTGCTCACCTCACAGAGATTCAACCATTAATTATGGCTATTTTAATCGCTATTGCCTTTGCCATTATTATCGTTACGCCTTTGTCTAGTGTGGCGATTGCTTACGCGGTATCCATTAGTGGTCTAGCGGCTGGGGCAGCTAACTTAGGAATTGTAGCGGTTGTATTTACTTTTCTCTATGCCTCATCGCGGGTTAATAGTAATGGAATTACTTTTTCATTATTATTTGCTGGTCCAAAATTGTTTATGGCCAACTACTTACAAAACCTAAAAATGACCCTACCCATTGTGATTAATGCAGGGGTAGTAGGGCTGTTTGGGTATCTATTTAATATTCAGGGGACTACAGAATCAGCTGGTTTTGGTATCACAGGTTTGTCTGGACCGATCAACGCTTATTATTTTATGGATGGTAATGTCGTGGTTAATATCCTGGTCCTCTGCCTAACCTATGTGGTAGTGCCTTTGGCGATTTCTATTATTACTCATCAGACTTTTACCCGTATGGGGATTTATGATGAAAGTATTTATGTTTACCATGCGCCAGAACACTAAGAACGGATAGTGAGAGGTCAGTACATTTGAGAAAGAGAGTCTGGGACAAAAGTCTCAGGCTCTTTTTAAAATGCGAACTATCTAATCAAAACGTGTTCCAAAAGATAGGTGAAAAGGCTTGTTTAATTTTTATTTGTGACATATGATGAGTAGGTAAAATACTATTCATTAGGGGAGCCACGGCTGAGAGGATTTATATCGACCCTGTAACCTGATCAAGGTAATGCTTGCGTAGGTAGTCTTTTTTTGTGCTCTCCTTTATCTTTTAGGAGGGATTTTATGAGTAAAAAATCAAGTCCATTGATTTTAGTAACGGTAGCGATGTTTGTGGCCATTGGGGTGGTAATTTCACCGATTTTTCGAGTCGAGGGCTTTGCTCCTACTGCCCACTTTGTTAATGTGGTTTGTTCGGTCTTATTGGGTCCTTGGTATAGTTTATTAAATGCTATTCTGACTGCAATTATCCGGATGAGTCTTTTTTCGGTGCCTCCGTTAGCGCTCACTGGCCAAGTTTTTGGTGCTGTGCTTTCGGGAATACTATATCGTCTCTTTAATGGCTCTATCCTTGCTTGTGTAATTGGTGAAATTATCGGTACCGGGATTATCGGAGCTATTGCTTCCTATCCAGTAATGGCGCTTCTATTGGGAAAAACAGGAATTACTTGGCTGTTTTATGTTCCTAGTTTTCTAATTGCAACAATTATTGGTGGTGTCTTAGCTTATTTTTTCTTAGCCACCTTGCGGCAAACCGGTTTGCTTTATAAAATGCAAAAACGCCTAGGAGTCAATGTTTATGACTCTTCTAAGAAAAAGGCTTAAATTCGTCATAGTTAAAGCTAAAGTTTTCAATTTTTTCTGCGCCTATAGCTATTATCTGTTATTATAAGATCACGAGAGTGAATAAGAGATTAGAGAATTAGGAGCTTTTTAATGGATAATTTAATGGAAGAAATACTTATTCCCCAAGCGGAATTATTAAAACGTATCGAAGAATTAGCTAAGGACATTGCCGAAGAGTATCAGGATAAGAATCCTTTACTGGTTTGTGTCTTAAAAGGGGGCATGCCCTTTATGGCTGATTTAATGAAACAAATGGATATCCTTCTTGAAATTGACTTTATGGATGTTTCTAGTTACGGTGATGCCTTTGAATCCAGTGGCGAAGTAAAGATAATAAAGGATTTATCGGTCCCTGCAAAAGGGCGTCATATCTTATTTGTTGAAGATATTGTAGATACCGGGAGAACTTTAAGTTATCTGTATAAGGTCTTAAAATCCCGCCAGGCAGCTTCCATAAAAACCGTTTCTTTATTAGATAAACCGAGTCGACGCAAAAAGGACTTTCAGGCTGACTGGATCGGCTTTGAAATTCCGGATAAGTTTGTTGTCGGTTATGGCCTAGACTATAAGGGCCAATTGAGAAACTATCCTAATATTGCTGTTTTAAAAGAAGAAGTCTATTCTTAACCACATATTCTTACTTATAAGAGAAACTGGGCATTTGTCCCAGTTTTTCTTATTATTAGCTAAGTGAGCTAAGGCTATCAGGACTGATTGGAAAAGATCATGACTGGATGAGCTATCTGTGATTTATTTTCCTTTACAACTATATTATCCTGTAAGATAGAATCATTTAACGTAGAAAAGAGGTTTGTAGATGAAAGAAGCGCTAAAATTTGCCTTTCCCAAAACGATCCCGATTATGATGGGGTATTTATTCTTGTCATTATCCTTTGGTTTATTAGCAACGAGTTCAGGAATTCACTCCTGGTTAACTATTTTAATGAGCCTACTTGTCTATGGGGGCTCGATTCAATTTGCCGGCATAAATGTCTTATTGGGAGCCTATGATCCCTTTGCCGCTTTTATGCTAGCTGTTATGGTGAATGCAAGACACATGTTTTACGGCATTACCATGTTAGAAAGTTATCAGTCCCTAGGTTGGAAAAAATACTATAGTATTTTTGCTTTGTCTGATGAAACCTTTTCACTGACAGCTTCGGTTAAGGTTCCCGATCATATTGACAAGTCTTGGGTCTACTTTTTGATCAGTTTATTAGACCAGCTTTACTGGATTATTGGAACAGTTCTGGGGATTTTCTTAGGGAATTTTATCAGCTTTAGCTTAAGAGGAATTGAGTTTATTTTAACAGCCTTGTTTGTAAGTATTTTTGTCGACCAATGGCAAGGAAGCGCTAACCATAGGCCACAAATCCTTGCCCTAGCTACTGGCTTAATTTGTTTATTTATTTTCGGCCCCAACAGCTTCTTGATTCCTGCAATGTTAATTATTATTGCTATATTCTTTTTTATTTTTATACGTGAGGAGGAAGAAAGATGAGCTTTAACCAACAGCTATTAACGGTTATTCTATTGGCTTTGGGAACAGCCTTAACCCGTTTTATTGTCTTTGTGGTTTTTTCGAAAAACCAAGTTCCTCCTCGCTTTGTCACTTATTTGGGTAAAGTCCTTCCTGCCGCTGCTATTAGCCTCTTAGTGGTTTATTCCCTACAATCAAGTACCCCCTTGGCTTATCCTTATGCCCTGCCTGAACTGATTGCTATCCTTGTGACAATCCTGCTTCAGGCTAAGACTCAGCGCTCTTTATTGAGTATTGCTGGCGGGACCCTGTCTTATATGTTCTTAGTTCAAGTGGTTTTCTCGTAATTCTTTAAAAATTAAGCTAGGGAAGAGTTAATAACATAATGTAATAAAAAATGGAGATTCACTTTTTATGAATCTCCGTTTTTTTAATAATTTTTAGCAATGTCACTTAACATAAACTTTTCTTCTAGCTCGCCTTGGTATTTTATACCTAAATGATGAAAGGCTTTGTCTAGGGCATGGTACATTTTTTGGAAATATTTGACTTCCATATTACTTCCCATATGGGCAATTCGCAGCAGCCTTTCGCCTTGGGGATCATCACCTTTAGTAATTAAAATACCTTCGTCCCTTACTAATTTCATCACATCCAGGCTTGAAACTGATTCAGGGAGTAAAACACTGGTTAATGTATTTGAGGCATGGTCTTTAGCATATAGTTCAAAACCGGCTTCTTTAAATAATTGTCGGGTAGCTTCAGCCCATTTTTGATGCTTGTTGGCAAAATCACTGTCAATCACTTGTTGAATAGCTACATCCATGGCATAAATGGCCTGTTCATTCATTGTATAAGGAAAGTCGAAATGCGGATCGTCAAAGCTGAGATAAGATTGGAAATTGGCGTAAAAGCTAGGGATAGGGGAATGACGATTTTCCATATGCTCTATGGCACGTTTGGAAAGGGTGACACTAGCCAAGCCTACAGGAGCGGAAAAGCATTTTTGACTACCACCTAGTAAGACATCCACTTTAGCTTGGTCAAAGTTAATATATTCTCCGCCAATTGCGGAAACTGAATCGACTATAGAAAGAATATTATAGCTATTTAAGATTTGACCGATGCCATGAATATCATTAGTGATGCCGGTGGGGGTTTCACAATGGACGAAAGTTGCCACCTGAAAATCGTGGTCGTTTTCTAGAAAGGCTTTTAAGTCATTCAAATTAATCCCACGGCGCCAGTCACTTTCATAGAGCACTACCTCTGCCTGAACAAAGTTGACAAAGTCTTGAAAACCTTGACCATAAACCCCGTTACTAATCACCAAAACCCGGTCTCCTGGTTGGATGATAGAATTGACAGCAGCTTCCAGAGCCAATAGGGCTTCACCCACCATAAAAAAGAGACAGCTTTGGTATGTAATAACTGTGATATCTGGTTTTCAACTTGACGTTGATATTGGGTGTACTTGTGGTCAATATCAGGATTAGTTTTTGCTTGACCATAGGCTTTAAGAACGGCTTGGGAGATATGAGTGGGTCCGGGACACAAGTTTAACATACGATCATACCTTTCTAGTGAGTAATCATTATCTCAAGTATAGCAAACATTTGACATAAAGAAATAGTTATCGCTATACTAAAGAAAAGGAATTTGTGAAAGGGCTTTCTGCGTGAGATAATGTAGTTGTGAAAACAAACACAATATTTTTAGAAGGAGTGACTCAAATGTCAGTTGTTGAGACTAAAGTTGAGAATAAAGTGGGGAAAATTATTCTAAGAAATGACCCGTTAAACATCTTGGAAATGGAACACTTACAATTGATTGAAGACGCTGTTCATGAAATGGATAACAACGATGAAGTAAGTGTTATTTACTTCACAATGGTTATGCAAAAAGAAGGAAAAATCTTCTCTGCTGGGATGGATCTCGATGAAATGCTAGCAACTCAAGAGGAAGAAAACGGAATTGAAAATTACTGTAAAGTGTCTAAACGTAACTACTCCTGCTTCTACTGTGCTAAAAAACCCGTAATCTATGTTTATGATGGCATTGTTCGCGGTGGCGGTTGTGAAATGTCACTCTTTGCTGACTATCGGATTGCTGGTGAAAAATTAAATATTGCCTTACCAGAAATCGGCATCGGTATTATCCCAGGTGGGGGCGGTACCCAAACACTTCAACGTTTAATTGGTGTTGCTAATGCGAAATCATTAATTTATACCGGTAGACCATTGAAGGCTGAAGAAGCTAAAGAAGTTGGCTTAGTTCAAAATGTCTTTCCATCTGACAGCCTGCAAGAAGAGGCAACTAAGATTGCTGAAAAAATGGCTAAGAATTCCCCACAAGGTTTACAAGCAGCTAAACGTGCCATTAATGATGGCGCTCACCTACCTATCGATGAAGCTTTAGCCTTTGAAACCGAAGTCTTTATTGATAACTTCAAAACTGAAGATGCTGCTGAAGGGATTAAAGCTTTCAAAGAAAAACGGGAACCTAACTACAAAAATCGTTAGTCATTTAGAAATTAAGGCGTAGCTTACAAGCGAAAAGCTCCCCAAACTTTGTATAAGTCGGGGAGCTTTTTATTAGTCTTTATTGGTGGAGAAGGTAAATTTTGGACTGAGTTCGCGAAGAATATCCGTTGATGATCGAATAAATTCAACGATGGTTGGTGCTAGAGAACGATCTTGACGATGAGAGAATACATAGTCACACTTAAAAATATCACTATCAAAAACAAAGACGTTACAGTCATTAAAAGTTGGCCAAGACATCCCTGTAACTGGTACAAAGGTAGCCCCTACTCCTTTTCTTGTTAAACCGACTGCCGAATAGACAGTGGAAGTTTCCAAAATGACATTTTGTTTTAGCCTTTTACGATTATAAAATAAATCCACTAAGCGTCTTAAGCCAAAATTATGGGGAAGTAAGACGAGGGGGAGATTATCTAATTTTTCAATATCGTAGGGGAAATGGGTGATCTCGCTTCCATATTTCTCTTGGTAGAGTGGGTTATTTTTAGGGACAATCAAATACATCTGGTCGCTATAGACATAGTGGTGTTGAAAAGCATTGTTTTCCATAGGAGCCATTTCAAAAGCGATATCAATCATGTGATTTTCGATTAAAGAATCAATGGTATCGGCATCCTCTTCATAAAATTCAAATTTAATTTCGGGATTTTTATCAAGAAAGGGTGGAATAATTAAAGGCAAGATACTACTACCTAGGGCCGGATTAATTCCTAGTTTAATTTTCCCTTTTTTGTTTTTTGAGATCATATCAAATTCACTTAGCATATCGAGGTCGATTTCATGCTTTCTGCGCAAATGGTCTAAATAACGTTCACCGGCATAAGTGATTTGAACCGAACGCGGTAAACGAGTGAAAAATTCTAATCCATACTCACCTTCTAAACGACTTAACATTTTACTTAAATAAGGTTGGGAGACATAGAGTTTTTCAGCAGCAGCAGTGATATTACCTTCGGCGACAATTGTTTCCATGAGTACTAAGGGTGTTATGTTAGACATTTTTAGAAACCTCCAAATAGTCAGTGCATGCTTAACGGTGTGTATAGTATAGCATAATTTACCAGCTATAACAATATAGTTATTGATAGCGCTTTCATCTATTATTTCTATTTTCATTTCTTTTCCGATATAATAAGCATGTAAAAGAAATGGTTTGTAGTTACTTAGCTTGTTATAACTATAAATTAATACATTAGCTATTTCAAAGGAGGAAGATCGAATGTTTAACGATCAAGTTGTTGTAGTTACTGGCGCAGGCCAAGGTATTGGTGCTGAAATCGCTAAAGAATTCGCTCAAGATGGTGCTCAAGTAGTCATTGTTGATTTCAATGAAGAAACTGCACAAAAGACAGCAGAAGCCATTAATGAAAATAATGGTAAAGCAGTTGCTTATCAAGCAGATGTATCTGATTTCGACCGTGCTGAGGAAATTATTGCAGATGTTGTTGAAAAATACGGAAAAGTTGACGTCTTAATCAACAATGCTGGTATTACCCGTGATGCTTCATTGAAGAAAATGACTAAAGAACAATGGGATCAAGTTATTGCAACTAACTTAACAGGTGTATTTAACTATTCTAAAGCAGCATTTATCCGTATGACTGCCGCAGGGTACGGACGTATTGTTAACGCGTCTTCTTTAGCAGGGGTCGAAGGTAACTTCGGTCAAACCAACTATTCCGCTTCAAAAGCAGGTATTATTGGTATGACTAAGACAATCGCTCGTGAAGGTGCTGCTAAAGGTGTGACCGTTAATGCCGTTGCACCAGGTTTCATTGAAACCCCAATGACCGA
This genomic interval carries:
- a CDS encoding AzlC family ABC transporter permease, producing MKEALKFAFPKTIPIMMGYLFLSLSFGLLATSSGIHSWLTILMSLLVYGGSIQFAGINVLLGAYDPFAAFMLAVMVNARHMFYGITMLESYQSLGWKKYYSIFALSDETFSLTASVKVPDHIDKSWVYFLISLLDQLYWIIGTVLGIFLGNFISFSLRGIEFILTALFVSIFVDQWQGSANHRPQILALATGLICLFIFGPNSFLIPAMLIIIAIFFFIFIREEEER
- a CDS encoding branched-chain amino acid transporter permease — its product is MSFNQQLLTVILLALGTALTRFIVFVVFSKNQVPPRFVTYLGKVLPAAAISLLVVYSLQSSTPLAYPYALPELIAILVTILLQAKTQRSLLSIAGGTLSYMFLVQVVFS
- a CDS encoding pyridoxal-phosphate-dependent aminotransferase family protein translates to MALEAAVNSIIQPGDRVLVISNGVYGQGFQDFVNFVQAEVVLYESDWRRGINLNDLKAFLENDHDFQVATFVHCETPTGITNDIHGIGQILNSYNILSIVDSVSAIGGEYINFDQAKVDVLLGGSQKCFSAPVGLASVTLSKRAIEHMENRHSPIPSFYANFQSYLSFDDPHFDFPYTMNEQAIYAMDVAIQQVIDSDFANKHQKWAEATRQLFKEAGFELYAKDHASNTLTSVLLPESVSSLDVMKLVRDEGILITKGDDPQGERLLRIAHMGSNMEVKYFQKMYHALDKAFHHLGIKYQGELEEKFMLSDIAKNY
- a CDS encoding enoyl-CoA hydratase/isomerase family protein, coding for MSVVETKVENKVGKIILRNDPLNILEMEHLQLIEDAVHEMDNNDEVSVIYFTMVMQKEGKIFSAGMDLDEMLATQEEENGIENYCKVSKRNYSCFYCAKKPVIYVYDGIVRGGGCEMSLFADYRIAGEKLNIALPEIGIGIIPGGGGTQTLQRLIGVANAKSLIYTGRPLKAEEAKEVGLVQNVFPSDSLQEEATKIAEKMAKNSPQGLQAAKRAINDGAHLPIDEALAFETEVFIDNFKTEDAAEGIKAFKEKREPNYKNR
- a CDS encoding LysR family transcriptional regulator gives rise to the protein MSNITPLVLMETIVAEGNITAAAEKLYVSQPYLSKMLSRLEGEYGLEFFTRLPRSVQITYAGERYLDHLRRKHEIDLDMLSEFDMISKNKKGKIKLGINPALGSSILPLIIPPFLDKNPEIKFEFYEEDADTIDSLIENHMIDIAFEMAPMENNAFQHHYVYSDQMYLIVPKNNPLYQEKYGSEITHFPYDIEKLDNLPLVLLPHNFGLRRLVDLFYNRKRLKQNVILETSTVYSAVGLTRKGVGATFVPVTGMSWPTFNDCNVFVFDSDIFKCDYVFSHRQDRSLAPTIVEFIRSSTDILRELSPKFTFSTNKD
- the fabG gene encoding 3-oxoacyl-ACP reductase FabG, which gives rise to MFNDQVVVVTGAGQGIGAEIAKEFAQDGAQVVIVDFNEETAQKTAEAINENNGKAVAYQADVSDFDRAEEIIADVVEKYGKVDVLINNAGITRDASLKKMTKEQWDQVIATNLTGVFNYSKAAFIRMTAAGYGRIVNASSLAGVEGNFGQTNYSASKAGIIGMTKTIAREGAAKGVTVNAVAPGFIETPMTDAIPEEIKQNMIDGIPVKRIGYPKDIANAMKFLASPDSGYITGQLLQVNGGMNM